A stretch of the Nicotiana tabacum cultivar K326 chromosome 6, ASM71507v2, whole genome shotgun sequence genome encodes the following:
- the LOC107823217 gene encoding uncharacterized protein LOC107823217 yields MDENKGEITKKQPQQQHLSNSPDDSNQDSPDNTIPQQQQQQPPQTVISGAPYISSSLYNIPGGAATTSVSFEQQQQQQQQFEVVNPKRPRYTASQWKFIPSSSSQQQQQQKPASQVNILSTESSPISPSPQAAATNPQTQAASSSDTTSSPSHSPRPSASGQETSKGEGGEQVHQQHQQFRKGKYVSPVWKPNEMLWLARAWKIQYQGGSSELHLEGSQEMSTGAGVQQGRGKTRADKDREVADFLNRHGVNRDAKTAGTKWDNMLGEFRKVYEWERGAEREQGSKSYFRLSPYERKMNRLPASFDEEVFEELSQFMGPRMRSPQTRGGVGFGTQANLIVSLSDTVTKSLPPPPPFREDDLPLSARAKQLAIPISGTEALLHGTRGVFLGYDTTTSSLDIGGPSSSASSKELRRIGKIRMIWEESVSLWAEEGEHHRGRVKLQGTSFLNADEIAFLDDSTVACTMEAFEDGPMKGFSVDRFLSGVQLKVFGRRKSSSAPAPCGPNERLQLPSSEFPIRSTTPWEFQDPTEYYVGCLRSPPPALPSLFELSWHLQQPPPEELRFPLRRDVFKDLPQGKELFFTTSTELLDCRGITYEVLSSIMRPNPSLSTATDRDSYIGLWDDCINMIISKFCSIEMVFVRKSNSSFSLAETVQDRWPNVTAFLRNFCLWRGEETGQPSEGQLDPSSSIVEKLLWTYMDLPYVLGYYAVGFIVTFCALSRSQDRIIRTDLYTVDLSTPVERLKALVPCWRIAGLLPLLADRCFHYMSSNGSNLKHLPYTDFERIDLGNGNYVEMTPNTVVRYFSSKRKWVAVKEIYDFLDHRIPHAEFVFRASEKDLALVFKPRGCKFKPANCDQLIEALKQITKALVALHDLSFMHRDLGWDKVMRRSDRENEWFITGFDEAVSSPQLYPYGGAAAAATASGRHPPEMVRNYHNVKVDVWGIGQLVKSCGLVGVPKLLRELQNRCLDQNPEQRPTAADCYRHLLQLQSSMSAAAAGGY; encoded by the exons ATGGATGAAAACAAAGGAGAAATCACAAAgaaacaaccacaacaacaacatttATCCAACTCTCCTGATGACTCTAATCAAGATTCACCTGATAATACTAtaccacagcaacagcagcagcagccaCCACAAACTGTGATTTCTGGAGCTCCTtatatttcttcttctctctataaTATCCCAGGCGGCGCAGCAACTACATCTGTTTCttttgaacaacaacaacaacagcagcaacagttTGAAGTTGTAAACCCAAAGCGACCGAGATATACTGCAAGTCAATGGAAATTCataccatcttcttcttctcaacaacaacaacagcaaaagCCGGCCAGTCAAGTGAATATACTTAGCACTGAGTCAAGTCCAATTTCACCTTCGCCGCAAGCTGCTGCTACCAACCCTCAAACTCAAGCTGCCTCGTCTTCGGACACAACTTCTTCTCCTTCCCACTCTCCTCGGCCTTCTGCATCTGGGCAAGAGACCAGCAAAGGCGAAGGAGGAGAACAAGTTCACCAACAACACCAACAATTTCGGAAAGGAAAATACGTAAGTCCAGTTTGGAAACCTAACGAGATGTTGTGGCTAGCTAGGGCTTGGAAAATTCAGTATCAAGGCGGTTCATCAGAGCTTCATCTTGAAGGTTCTCAAGAAATGAGTACAGGCGCGGGAGTGCAACAAGGTAGAGGAAAAACTCGAGCTGATAAAGATAGAGAAGTGGCTGATTTCCTCAACAGGCATGGAGTTAACAGAGATGCGAAAACGGCTGGGACTAAATGGGACAACATGTTAGGTGAATTCAGAAAAGTCTACGAATGGGAGAGAGGTGCTGAGAGGGAACAAGGTAGCAAGAGTTATTTCAGATTATCCCCTTATGAAAGGAAGATGAATAGATTGCCTGCTTCATTTGATGAAGAGGTGTTTGAAGAATTGTCTCAGTTTATGGGCCCTAGAATGAGAAGTCCTCAAACTAGAGGAGGAGTTGGATTTGGAACTCAGGCCAATCTTATCGTCTCTCTTAGTGACACAGTAACCAAGTCTTTGCCTCCCCCTCCACCTTTCAGAGAAGATGACCTTCCTCTTTCTG CAAGGGCAAAACAGTTGGCTATACCAATAAGTGGAACAGAAGCATTACTACATGGAACAAGAGGTGTGTTCTTGGGCTACGACACGACTACTTCTTCATTAGATATTGGGGGTCCATCTTCTTCTGCATCTTCAAAAGAGCTTCGACGCATTGGCAAGATTAGAATGATATGGGAGGAATCAGTGAGCTTGTGGGCAGAAGAAGGTGAACATCACAGAGGTAGAGTGAAGCTTCAAGGTACAAGTTTTTTAAACGCCGATGAAATTGCTTTCTTGGATGATTCTACGGTTGCCTGCACAATGGAGGCCTTTGAAGATGGACCTATGAAAGGTTTTTCCGTTGATAGATTCCTTTCTGGAGTACAACTAAAAGTCTTTGGCAGGAGAAAATCATCTTCAGCTCCTGCTCCTTGTg GTCCCAATGAAAGATTGCAACTTCCCTCTTCTGAATTTCCCATCAGAT CAACTACTCCTTGGGAATTTCAAGATCCAACCGAGTACTACGTGGGGTGTCTAAGGTCTCCACCACCTGCACTTCCAAGCTTGTTTGAGCTCTCATGGCATTTACAACAGCCACCACCGGAGGAGCTCCGTTTCCCACTTCGGAGAGATGTGTTCAAAGATTTGCCTCAAGGGAAAGAATTATTTTTCACAACTTCAACTGAGTTATTAGACTGTAGAGGCATCACGTACGAGGTCTTAAGCTCTATTATGCGCCCAAACCCTAGCCTGAGTACGGCAACTGATAGAGACTCTTATATTGGACTTTGGGATGATTGCATCAATATGATTATATCCAAGTTTTGCTCCATAGAAATGGTATTCGTACGGAAATCTAATTCATCGTTTTCTCTTGCGGAGACAGTGCAAGATCGGTGGCCTAATGTTACTGCTTTCTTGAGGAATTTTTGCTTGTGGAGAGGAGAGGAGACTGGTCAGCCAAGTGAAGGTCAACTAGATCCATCTTCTTCTATTGTGGAGAAACTTCTCTGGACTTATATGGATCTTCCTTACGTGTTAGGTTACTATGCCGTTGGCTTCATTGTTACATTCTGTGCTTTAAGTCGATCACAGGATCGTATTATCCGAACGGATCTTTACACAGTAGATCTCTCAACCCCAGTTGAAAGATTGAAAGCTTTAGTTCCATGTTGGAGAATTGCTGGATTATTACCATTATTAGCTGATCGATGCTTCCATTATATGAGCAGCAATGGGAGTAACTTAAAACATCTCCCTTATACTGATTTTGAGAGAATAGATTTAGGTAATGGAAATTATGTGGAGATGACTCCAAATACAGTGGTCAGATATTTCTCAAGCAAAAGAAAATGGGTGGCAGTCAAAGAAATATACGATTTTCTTGACCATAGAATTCCACATGCGGAATTTGTTTTTAGGGCATCTGAAAAGGATTTAGCTTTGGTCTTTAAGCCTAGAGGCTGCAAGTTCAAGCCGGCTAATTGTGATCAACTAATAGAAGCATTAAAGCAAATCACAAAAGCTTTGGTTGCATTACATGATCTTTCTTTTATGCACAGGGATTTGGGATGGGATAAAGTCATGAGGAGAAGTGACAGGGAAAATGAATGGTTCATTACGGGATTCGACGAAGCAGTGAGTTCGCCGCAGCTATATCCTTACGGAGGTGCAGCCGCGGCGGCGACGGCTAGTGGGAGGCACCCGCCGGAGATGGTGAGGAATTATCATAATGTGAAAGTGGATGTATGGGGAATAGGTCAATTAGTGAAGAGTTGTGGGTTGGTGGGGGTGCCAAAATTGCTAAGGGAATTGCAGAACAGgtgtttggaccaaaacccggaGCAGCGACCGACGGCGGCTGACTGCTATCGCCACCTGTTGCAGTTGCAGTCTTCAATGTCTGCAGCCGCCGCCGGAGGATATTGA